A region of Cardinium endosymbiont of Sogatella furcifera DNA encodes the following proteins:
- the tsaE gene encoding tRNA (adenosine(37)-N6)-threonylcarbamoyltransferase complex ATPase subunit type 1 TsaE → MILKSSWGERKAIADQLLSYAGDHRIWLLEGPMGSGKTTLIKEVCGMLYTTTTVNSPTFPIINEYETIDHTPIYHFDCYRLSHVDEAIALDFENYFTSGCYCFIEWPSKIKPILPAHHFLITIEIETPTTRNLICTHVSCNNLA, encoded by the coding sequence ATGATCTTAAAAAGTTCTTGGGGGGAACGAAAAGCTATAGCTGATCAATTGCTAAGCTATGCCGGTGACCATAGGATATGGCTGCTCGAAGGCCCTATGGGATCTGGTAAAACCACATTGATTAAAGAAGTTTGTGGGATGTTGTACACCACTACTACAGTTAACAGTCCCACTTTCCCCATTATCAATGAATATGAAACGATAGACCACACGCCTATTTACCACTTTGATTGTTACCGACTAAGTCATGTAGATGAGGCCATTGCGTTAGATTTTGAAAATTATTTTACCTCCGGCTGCTATTGCTTTATAGAATGGCCCTCAAAAATTAAACCCATTTTACCTGCGCATCATTTCTTGATTACCATAGAAATAGAGACACCTACCACTAGAAATTTGATTTGTACACATGTTTCATGCAATAACCTTGCCTAG
- a CDS encoding MutS-related protein, which translates to MRRNSNRTTITIFCFTLPLSLMCSSWAWARPAIVHEDHESVTENISRHYLKSFSIIPTSSAPVPLTNKQQGTPQVKKMPLAPSTQRKVVLRTIFSDIEANIPSKNGNILNNNVWTDLMLFCGGASNPAHHFLSRINRTTTVLGECALATLLVTPTRDIATLCNRQRTLQVLLEDTTCLTALKQSLEAYQKVEESLLSLWTHTDPLYTHAYKDYMHKRFLSNDAATNKIARKLNLRIFFRNFLDIYGEFFALPALGLFWCEATYWLTSISKGGFIEGSRSSSYAIFPLFMPIVSIGSVIDNYRRTNGYPSLLPFLGVTATHAAAIWRGYCGVKSYQEYSAVFKNLADRMRDVQVFMQTIQQLNTIVAAHPTLEAYYGPSLSAIRALLDKRNESSELGVMVGNLLDMNLTNWSYIRGNSGKLLATYNLFAEHKDCLKPAMYALGQLDSFMGIATLIQETKAAFPAHCYTFTKFLDRSKQKTPCIQLEAMWNPMLNPATVVDNNVDLDSDKTRNMILCGPNAGGKSSYICGVASSILLSQTFGIAAAKNAVITPFNKINTYIELRDDITCGASLFMVEVARMQQYMHMLEQAQPDEFIFTISDEPFARTNPVDASAAAYSILAAIAKYPNALHIVSTHYPILMNLTNKFKDRGIRNFKVFIEEKPDQKLHYTYKVVPGEADQTIALKILAQEGYDATLLQEAESIVQNPQKWPLLKYLQGKKKKKR; encoded by the coding sequence ATGAGACGCAATAGCAACCGCACCACTATAACTATATTTTGCTTTACCCTACCCTTGAGCTTGATGTGCAGCAGCTGGGCATGGGCCCGTCCAGCAATAGTGCATGAAGATCATGAATCGGTGACTGAAAATATTTCACGTCATTACCTAAAATCTTTCTCCATCATTCCGACCTCTTCTGCACCAGTGCCTTTAACGAACAAGCAACAGGGCACGCCACAAGTAAAGAAGATGCCATTAGCGCCAAGCACGCAACGTAAGGTAGTACTGCGTACGATATTTTCTGATATTGAGGCTAATATCCCATCAAAAAATGGGAATATATTGAACAATAATGTATGGACAGATTTAATGCTTTTTTGTGGTGGGGCTAGTAACCCAGCGCACCATTTCTTATCACGGATCAACAGAACCACTACTGTACTAGGTGAATGTGCATTGGCGACCCTTTTAGTAACCCCAACCCGTGACATAGCCACACTATGCAACCGTCAACGCACCTTACAGGTATTATTGGAAGACACAACGTGTTTAACAGCTTTAAAGCAATCTTTGGAAGCCTACCAAAAGGTAGAAGAAAGCTTGCTTTCTTTATGGACCCATACAGATCCCCTTTATACCCACGCCTATAAGGATTATATGCACAAACGGTTCCTTTCCAACGATGCGGCTACGAATAAAATAGCGCGTAAGCTTAATCTTCGGATTTTTTTCAGAAATTTTTTAGATATATATGGCGAGTTTTTTGCACTCCCAGCATTGGGTTTATTTTGGTGCGAAGCTACTTACTGGCTCACTTCTATTTCAAAAGGAGGGTTTATCGAAGGTAGTAGAAGCAGTAGCTATGCGATCTTCCCTTTATTTATGCCTATTGTATCTATTGGGTCTGTTATTGATAATTATAGGCGTACCAATGGATATCCGTCACTTTTACCTTTCTTGGGTGTGACAGCTACGCATGCAGCAGCTATATGGCGAGGGTATTGTGGTGTAAAAAGTTATCAAGAATATAGTGCTGTTTTCAAAAACCTGGCAGATCGCATGCGAGATGTACAAGTTTTTATGCAAACCATTCAACAGTTAAACACTATTGTAGCAGCGCATCCGACATTAGAAGCCTACTATGGACCCTCCTTAAGTGCAATAAGAGCCCTATTGGACAAACGGAACGAATCTAGTGAACTAGGGGTTATGGTTGGTAATCTTTTGGACATGAACCTAACTAATTGGTCCTATATTCGTGGGAATAGTGGGAAGTTATTGGCTACATACAACTTATTTGCAGAACACAAAGATTGTTTAAAGCCTGCTATGTATGCCTTAGGTCAATTAGATAGCTTTATGGGGATCGCTACTTTGATACAGGAAACGAAAGCAGCTTTTCCAGCACACTGTTATACGTTTACTAAATTTTTAGATCGTTCCAAACAAAAAACACCATGCATACAGTTAGAAGCTATGTGGAATCCCATGCTGAATCCTGCAACCGTTGTAGACAACAATGTAGACCTAGATTCAGATAAGACGCGTAATATGATCCTTTGTGGACCAAACGCAGGGGGAAAGTCCTCTTACATTTGTGGTGTTGCCAGTAGTATACTACTCAGCCAAACATTTGGGATTGCAGCTGCCAAAAATGCGGTTATTACTCCTTTTAATAAAATCAATACCTATATTGAGCTTAGAGACGACATTACTTGTGGCGCCTCTCTTTTTATGGTAGAGGTGGCACGCATGCAACAGTACATGCATATGCTCGAACAGGCTCAACCAGATGAGTTTATTTTTACCATCTCTGATGAGCCCTTTGCCCGTACGAATCCAGTTGACGCCAGTGCAGCAGCTTATAGCATACTAGCTGCTATAGCCAAATACCCTAATGCACTCCATATTGTCTCCACACATTACCCTATTTTAATGAACCTAACCAATAAATTTAAGGATAGGGGCATTAGAAACTTTAAGGTTTTTATAGAGGAAAAACCTGATCAAAAGCTACACTATACCTATAAAGTTGTACCAGGTGAGGCAGACCAAACCATCGCTTTAAAAATACTCGCACAGGAAGGATATGATGCCACATTATTGCAAGAAGCGGAAAGCATTGTTCAAAATCCTCAGAAGTGGCCTTTACTAAAGTACCTTCAAGGTAAGAAGAAAAAGAAACGTTAA
- the ileS gene encoding isoleucine--tRNA ligase: protein MKRYKTQPQLNLLKVAQEIELFWDAQETFACSMQQRENGTPFVFFEGPPSANGAPGVHHILSMTVKDLFTRYKTMQGYYVRRKSGWDTHGLPVELQVEKKLAITKEDIGKKISIVDYNQACRSTVMAYKSAWEALNKRLGYWKDNQNPYITYERDYIESVWYLLKALYNKELLYKGYSIQPYSPPTGVGLSSHELNQPGCYKPVKDIAIVAQFKSNENEYLLAWTTTPWTLPANSALAVGATIQYVKVKTINPYTRLPIQVILAEDAVQRFFTGAQAKCVGDQSDHSTLPWEIVARYTGADLVGLRYEQLLPYIQPKGEAFKVVAADFVTTTEGTGIVHIAPTFGADDYRIAQKENIAAIMVTNAAGESVPIVDRKGRFVPEITDFAGRYVKAAYEEDATLPSVDLLIARKLKEENKAFKVEKYEHSYPHCWRTHKPILYYPLDAWFIKTTAYKELLIELNDTIQWKPAAVGKGRFGNWLENLVDWNLSRERYWGIPLPIWRTVDQKEEKCISSIAELLFEVEQAVLAGYMKEQLPADIDLHRPYVDDIVLVSSNGLPMYRETAVIDVWFDSGAMPCAQWHYPFENQEMFEKGFPADFIAEGVDQTRGWFFTLHVIATLLFEIPAFKNVVVNGLVLDKQGNKMSKSIGNTIDPMELLTQYGPDAIRWYMISNANPWDNLKFDVAGVAEAVRKFFITLHSTYNFFALYANIDQFYFTKSAVAPSALDESDRWIISRSHTLIKTVTQAYDHYEPTLVARMIQDFVVDDVSNWYVRLNRKRFWKNSQDSDKEAAYQTLYHCLITVSKLMAPIAPFYADYLYQALNQVTEKEKHRSVHLSDFPITAADALDPTLEEAMRQVQKIVSMAHALRKKHKIKVRQPLPSIRIVGLFASTGWARLEALIKAEINVKQIHYLDDIPSFKKAKPNFPLLGKRYGPKMKQLSEAIIALTPAEIYALEQGHTHLLDLHGESIPLNLADIWVVTEDIPGWCVATEGELTIALDTTLDDALQEEGMAREWVHRIQQLRKTLNFDIQDNIIIDIQQNKNLISQAIAAYKDYICMETQAVQLQFVPELEGVEVDIEGVVVVVRLTKVE, encoded by the coding sequence ATGAAAAGGTATAAAACACAACCGCAGCTCAACTTATTAAAGGTTGCGCAAGAAATCGAACTTTTTTGGGACGCACAAGAAACATTTGCCTGTTCTATGCAGCAGCGTGAAAACGGTACGCCTTTTGTTTTTTTTGAAGGTCCCCCTTCAGCCAATGGTGCACCGGGTGTACACCATATTTTATCCATGACGGTTAAGGATCTTTTTACTAGGTATAAGACCATGCAGGGGTATTATGTGCGCCGTAAAAGTGGTTGGGATACCCATGGTTTACCGGTAGAGCTGCAAGTAGAAAAGAAATTAGCCATTACCAAAGAAGATATTGGCAAAAAAATTAGCATTGTTGATTATAATCAGGCCTGTCGCTCAACGGTTATGGCCTATAAAAGCGCGTGGGAAGCGTTAAACAAGCGACTGGGTTACTGGAAAGATAACCAAAACCCTTACATCACCTATGAACGCGATTATATTGAGTCTGTTTGGTACTTACTCAAAGCACTGTATAATAAAGAATTGCTCTATAAAGGGTATTCTATACAGCCTTACTCACCCCCTACGGGTGTAGGGCTCAGTTCCCATGAATTAAACCAGCCCGGTTGTTATAAGCCTGTCAAAGACATTGCCATTGTAGCCCAATTTAAATCCAATGAAAATGAATATTTGCTCGCCTGGACGACTACTCCATGGACTCTTCCTGCCAATAGTGCCTTGGCGGTAGGGGCTACGATTCAGTATGTTAAAGTGAAGACTATCAACCCTTATACTCGTTTGCCTATTCAGGTGATCTTAGCCGAAGATGCCGTGCAACGTTTTTTTACAGGCGCACAGGCTAAATGTGTTGGTGATCAATCTGATCATAGTACTCTGCCTTGGGAGATTGTGGCCCGTTATACAGGGGCAGATTTAGTAGGCTTACGGTATGAGCAGCTTTTACCATATATACAGCCTAAAGGAGAGGCGTTTAAGGTGGTTGCGGCTGATTTTGTGACCACTACAGAAGGTACGGGCATTGTACACATTGCGCCTACTTTTGGTGCAGACGATTACCGAATCGCCCAAAAAGAAAATATTGCTGCGATTATGGTAACCAATGCAGCAGGCGAATCGGTTCCAATTGTAGATAGGAAAGGTCGTTTTGTACCAGAGATTACTGATTTTGCTGGACGTTATGTCAAAGCCGCCTATGAGGAAGATGCCACTTTACCTTCTGTAGACCTACTGATTGCGCGTAAACTCAAGGAAGAAAATAAGGCTTTTAAGGTAGAAAAATATGAACACAGTTATCCCCATTGTTGGCGTACACATAAACCTATTCTCTACTATCCACTCGATGCTTGGTTTATTAAAACAACCGCTTATAAGGAGCTACTGATTGAACTCAATGATACCATTCAATGGAAGCCTGCTGCTGTAGGGAAAGGGCGGTTTGGTAATTGGCTCGAGAATTTGGTGGATTGGAATCTAAGCCGCGAACGCTATTGGGGCATTCCACTGCCTATCTGGCGTACGGTTGATCAAAAAGAGGAAAAATGCATCAGTTCTATAGCGGAACTACTATTTGAAGTAGAGCAAGCCGTATTAGCTGGCTATATGAAAGAGCAGTTGCCAGCAGATATTGATTTACATCGTCCTTATGTAGATGATATTGTACTAGTCAGCAGCAATGGCCTGCCTATGTATCGCGAAACCGCTGTGATAGATGTTTGGTTCGATTCTGGTGCTATGCCTTGTGCACAATGGCACTATCCATTTGAGAACCAAGAAATGTTTGAAAAAGGTTTTCCTGCTGATTTTATTGCAGAGGGGGTAGATCAAACCAGAGGATGGTTTTTTACCTTGCATGTAATTGCAACTTTACTGTTTGAAATACCCGCCTTTAAAAATGTGGTAGTCAATGGACTTGTATTGGACAAGCAGGGCAATAAAATGTCTAAAAGTATAGGCAATACCATCGATCCAATGGAATTATTGACCCAATATGGGCCAGATGCCATACGTTGGTATATGATTAGTAATGCCAATCCATGGGATAACTTAAAGTTTGATGTGGCAGGTGTAGCTGAAGCAGTACGTAAATTTTTCATTACGCTCCACAGTACCTATAATTTTTTTGCGTTGTATGCCAATATAGATCAATTTTATTTTACTAAAAGTGCGGTAGCGCCTAGTGCTTTAGATGAAAGTGATCGGTGGATTATTTCCCGTTCCCATACACTCATTAAAACCGTAACGCAAGCCTATGATCACTATGAGCCTACACTAGTGGCTAGGATGATTCAAGACTTTGTAGTAGATGATGTAAGCAACTGGTATGTACGGCTGAATAGAAAAAGGTTTTGGAAAAATAGCCAGGATAGTGATAAAGAAGCTGCCTATCAGACCCTTTACCATTGTCTGATAACGGTTTCTAAGCTTATGGCACCTATAGCACCTTTTTATGCAGATTATCTTTACCAAGCATTGAATCAGGTTACGGAAAAAGAAAAGCATCGCTCTGTACATTTGTCAGATTTTCCAATAACAGCAGCAGACGCTTTGGATCCAACGCTAGAAGAAGCGATGCGTCAGGTACAAAAAATTGTTTCTATGGCCCATGCTTTACGTAAAAAGCATAAAATTAAAGTTCGTCAACCTTTGCCTAGTATCCGTATTGTAGGTCTCTTTGCTTCAACTGGATGGGCGCGTTTAGAAGCGTTGATTAAAGCAGAAATTAATGTCAAGCAAATCCATTATTTAGATGATATCCCTAGTTTTAAAAAAGCCAAACCCAACTTTCCACTTTTAGGTAAACGATATGGCCCTAAAATGAAACAGCTTAGTGAGGCCATTATAGCTTTAACACCAGCTGAAATTTATGCTTTAGAGCAAGGTCATACCCACCTATTGGATCTACACGGTGAGTCAATTCCACTGAACTTGGCAGATATATGGGTGGTGACAGAAGACATCCCCGGATGGTGTGTGGCTACAGAGGGTGAGCTCACCATTGCCTTGGATACCACCTTGGATGATGCTCTCCAAGAAGAAGGCATGGCGCGTGAGTGGGTGCATCGCATTCAGCAATTACGTAAAACCCTAAACTTTGATATTCAAGATAATATAATAATTGATATTCAGCAAAACAAAAATCTGATCAGTCAAGCTATTGCTGCCTACAAAGATTATATTTGTATGGAAACGCAGGCGGTACAATTACAATTTGTACCCGAGCTAGAAGGCGTTGAAGTGGATATAGAAGGGGTAGTGGTGGTGGTTCGGCTGACTAAAGTGGAATAA
- the topA gene encoding type I DNA topoisomerase gives MAKNLVIVESPAKAKTIERYLGSSYQVASSNGHIRDLIKGNNAINIEQGFLPSYEISPGKERVVQQLKKLAHNSDCVYLASDDDREGESISWHLKEALELKDDKVQRIVFREITKMAVLNALKQPRTIDLDLVDSQQARRVLDRLVGYDLSPLLWKKIKPGLSAGRVQSVAVRMVVERERAIDRFVTTAHFAVSAFFSLPTGQVLKADSPEKFKTEAEAFTFLEKCKGALFSIKALDTKALKRSPSPPFITSTLQQEASRKLGYSVNRTMALAQQLYETGKISYMRTDSVNLSKEAIQNISEMVSTTYGAAYFQARSYTTKSSTAQEAHEAIRPTDFSVKVASSHKDEQRLYELIWRRAMAAHMADAQIEKTIATIQISTTDQPLIATGEVLKFEGFLKAYARDQVDEEGSDETKGMLPPLHIGQALCLEKMWARERFTNPPARYTEATLVRDLEEREIGRPSTYAPIIATIQKRGYIKLESREGFPRAYKLLTLQNNHIQTETLTEIVRAEKQKLFPTDMAAVVNDFLVQHFSDVTDYNFTAQVEKELDKIAQGAKIWNQMLSEFYSGFYPKVQATAGIERSTVSYTRRLGKDPATNASLIVRLGKYGPLVQLGVEEDGREEAPRFAGLRANQRMETITLEEALELFKLPRTVGTFETLPLLINIGRFGPYIKHGTLFYSIPKAEDPFTIHEQDAIAIIEAKRKADAEKLIKAFPEDPAIQILHGRWGPYIKNGKNHTRIPKDIADPALLSLAECLHILANNLKSKSVKKAP, from the coding sequence ATGGCAAAAAATCTAGTTATTGTTGAGTCACCTGCAAAAGCCAAAACTATTGAGCGCTACCTAGGCAGTAGTTATCAAGTCGCCTCCTCAAATGGCCATATTAGAGACTTGATTAAAGGCAACAACGCCATTAATATCGAGCAAGGTTTTTTGCCCAGTTATGAAATCAGTCCTGGAAAGGAACGCGTGGTACAACAGCTTAAAAAATTAGCCCATAACTCTGACTGTGTTTATTTAGCTAGCGATGATGACCGAGAAGGCGAATCGATTTCATGGCACTTAAAAGAAGCACTGGAGTTAAAGGATGACAAAGTACAACGGATTGTCTTTAGGGAAATTACCAAAATGGCTGTTTTAAATGCATTGAAACAACCCCGTACCATCGACCTAGATTTGGTTGACTCCCAGCAAGCTAGACGCGTTTTAGACAGACTAGTAGGGTATGATCTATCGCCTTTGCTATGGAAAAAGATTAAACCGGGTCTTTCTGCAGGCCGTGTGCAATCTGTTGCAGTAAGGATGGTAGTAGAGCGAGAAAGGGCGATTGATCGTTTCGTTACAACGGCGCACTTTGCGGTCTCTGCTTTTTTTAGCTTACCAACGGGACAGGTACTCAAAGCAGATAGTCCAGAGAAGTTTAAAACGGAAGCAGAAGCCTTTACATTTCTAGAAAAATGCAAAGGGGCACTTTTTTCGATTAAAGCATTGGATACAAAAGCATTAAAGCGATCTCCCTCCCCTCCTTTTATTACTTCTACACTACAACAAGAGGCAAGTAGAAAACTGGGCTATTCTGTCAACCGTACGATGGCATTGGCGCAGCAACTCTATGAAACAGGTAAGATTTCTTATATGCGAACGGACTCGGTTAATCTTTCAAAAGAAGCGATACAAAACATATCCGAAATGGTCTCCACCACCTATGGGGCAGCCTATTTCCAGGCTAGAAGTTATACGACTAAATCATCGACTGCACAAGAAGCCCATGAAGCCATACGGCCTACTGATTTTTCAGTAAAAGTAGCCAGTAGCCATAAGGATGAGCAGCGGCTCTATGAGCTCATTTGGCGTAGAGCAATGGCCGCTCATATGGCCGATGCACAAATAGAAAAAACGATTGCAACCATCCAAATCTCTACAACAGATCAACCACTGATCGCAACAGGAGAAGTATTAAAGTTTGAAGGATTTCTAAAAGCTTATGCACGCGACCAAGTGGATGAAGAGGGTTCAGATGAGACCAAAGGGATGTTGCCGCCGCTCCATATAGGCCAAGCGCTTTGCTTAGAGAAAATGTGGGCTAGAGAACGGTTCACGAATCCACCTGCTCGGTATACTGAAGCTACTTTGGTGCGCGATTTAGAGGAAAGGGAAATCGGACGTCCATCTACCTATGCACCTATTATTGCCACTATTCAGAAAAGAGGCTACATTAAGCTGGAGTCTCGTGAAGGTTTTCCACGCGCCTATAAGTTATTAACGCTACAAAACAACCACATACAGACAGAAACACTAACTGAAATCGTTCGTGCAGAGAAACAAAAGCTTTTCCCAACTGATATGGCTGCAGTGGTCAATGACTTTTTGGTTCAACACTTTTCTGATGTAACCGACTATAACTTTACCGCACAAGTGGAGAAAGAGCTGGATAAAATTGCACAAGGTGCTAAGATTTGGAACCAGATGTTAAGTGAATTTTATAGTGGTTTTTACCCTAAAGTGCAAGCTACTGCTGGCATAGAGCGATCAACGGTCAGCTACACAAGGCGCTTAGGAAAAGATCCAGCAACCAATGCTTCATTAATCGTCCGATTGGGCAAATATGGCCCATTGGTTCAATTAGGCGTTGAAGAAGATGGCCGCGAGGAAGCACCACGTTTTGCAGGACTCCGGGCCAATCAGCGTATGGAAACGATTACACTAGAAGAAGCCTTGGAACTTTTTAAGCTACCGCGTACAGTTGGAACGTTTGAAACATTGCCATTGTTGATCAACATAGGTAGATTTGGCCCATATATTAAACATGGCACTCTTTTTTATTCCATACCAAAAGCAGAGGACCCATTCACCATTCATGAACAAGATGCAATAGCTATTATTGAAGCCAAACGGAAAGCAGATGCAGAAAAATTGATCAAAGCCTTCCCTGAAGATCCAGCGATACAGATCTTACATGGCAGATGGGGGCCATATATTAAAAATGGTAAAAACCATACCCGTATCCCTAAAGATATTGCAGACCCTGCCCTACTCAGTTTGGCGGAATGTTTACATATTTTGGCAAACAATCTAAAATCAAAAAGCGTAAAAAAAGCGCCATAA
- a CDS encoding acetyl-CoA carboxylase carboxyltransferase subunit alpha has translation MLLDFEKPIVKLEEKLARMQASAKAQNEPALIAAIAKLAGEIQALQKRTFQNLTRWQRVQLARHPNRPYTLDYIQQITENFVELHGDRFARDDHAMVGGFGTINGQTIMFIGHQKGRTTKERQMRNFGMPNPEGYRKALRLMRLAEKFNKPIITFIDTPGAYPGLEAEERGQAEAIASNIQAMFGLRVPIISIVIGEGASGGALGIAIGDYVLMLEHTWYSVITPESCSSILWKSWDYKEQAAEMLQITAKDMARFRLIDGLIKEPIGGAHRDLPTAAALIKEGILKHLEKLSSKPIDTLLQERTDKFCAMGKIG, from the coding sequence ATGCTATTAGATTTTGAAAAACCCATTGTTAAACTTGAAGAAAAGCTTGCGAGGATGCAAGCATCTGCTAAAGCACAAAATGAACCAGCGCTTATAGCTGCTATTGCTAAATTAGCTGGTGAGATACAAGCATTACAAAAGAGAACCTTTCAAAATCTAACCCGGTGGCAACGGGTCCAACTGGCGCGCCATCCAAATAGACCTTATACACTTGACTACATCCAACAGATAACAGAAAATTTTGTTGAATTACATGGGGACCGCTTTGCCAGGGACGATCATGCCATGGTGGGTGGGTTTGGTACGATCAATGGGCAAACCATCATGTTCATTGGTCACCAAAAGGGACGAACTACAAAAGAACGACAAATGCGTAACTTTGGCATGCCGAATCCAGAAGGATACCGCAAAGCATTACGGTTGATGCGTTTGGCAGAAAAATTTAATAAACCGATTATTACCTTTATAGATACACCTGGTGCCTATCCAGGCCTGGAGGCAGAAGAACGTGGCCAAGCAGAAGCGATTGCCAGCAATATTCAAGCTATGTTTGGATTACGTGTGCCGATTATATCCATTGTGATTGGAGAGGGTGCATCAGGTGGTGCGTTAGGCATTGCAATAGGTGACTATGTACTGATGCTAGAACATACCTGGTATTCTGTGATTACACCTGAATCTTGTTCTTCTATTCTCTGGAAAAGTTGGGATTACAAAGAACAGGCGGCAGAAATGTTACAAATAACGGCTAAAGACATGGCTAGGTTTCGTTTAATAGATGGTCTTATTAAGGAACCAATTGGGGGTGCACATAGGGATTTGCCCACTGCTGCAGCGCTTATTAAGGAGGGTATCCTCAAGCATTTAGAAAAATTATCCAGTAAACCTATTGACACCCTACTCCAAGAACGCACAGATAAGTTCTGTGCAATGGGTAAAATTGGCTGA
- a CDS encoding energy-coupling factor transporter transmembrane component T family protein, producing the protein MNKQPFYRIAPKWKLMLLILVSSLSFRLYDWRFYLINLSSTLALSGLMHISYRQLCKPIGTCFYLLIVSFLMHTFWGEWIDGIKVVLRACNIVLFASWILLTTSYLDIIEGLATLLKPLAYVGIKPAKVSLAVTLAIRFMPVIHNTFKEIKMAQKARGIDKSFITILIPALIKTIKMADDIAAAITARSWE; encoded by the coding sequence ATGAATAAGCAACCGTTTTATAGGATAGCCCCTAAATGGAAATTAATGTTGCTGATACTAGTAAGCAGTCTATCGTTTAGGCTATATGATTGGCGTTTTTACCTCATCAATTTAAGCAGTACCCTTGCTTTAAGTGGGTTGATGCATATCTCTTATCGTCAACTATGTAAACCCATAGGCACTTGCTTTTACCTATTGATAGTGAGTTTTTTGATGCATACCTTTTGGGGAGAGTGGATAGATGGGATCAAGGTTGTACTTAGAGCTTGTAACATTGTCCTGTTTGCTTCATGGATCCTATTGACCACATCCTATTTAGATATCATTGAGGGATTAGCTACCTTATTAAAGCCATTAGCATATGTGGGGATAAAGCCTGCTAAGGTTAGCCTTGCTGTTACACTAGCCATACGTTTTATGCCAGTGATTCATAATACTTTCAAGGAAATAAAGATGGCGCAAAAAGCAAGAGGCATAGACAAAAGTTTTATTACCATACTTATCCCTGCGCTTATAAAAACCATCAAAATGGCAGATGACATAGCAGCAGCTATAACGGCTCGCTCCTGGGAATAA
- a CDS encoding DUF6314 family protein, with amino-acid sequence MQPKTAKQVFDFFPGIWKIARHVTAKISKQNAIAYGYGLFTASEINPNLVVYSEKVAIHYLQSNTTHIGKQQYQYLYDTAEASLSKHLHNGNLLYKLNLLNGQIDGEHVCMQDSYLSNYIFETHRFRIIYTVDGPLKCYRITSIYTSMAGKTLTDLGITIANGVIV; translated from the coding sequence ATGCAGCCCAAAACCGCAAAGCAAGTTTTTGATTTTTTCCCAGGCATTTGGAAAATAGCTAGGCATGTAACCGCAAAGATTTCGAAACAAAATGCTATAGCATATGGTTATGGCCTTTTTACAGCATCAGAAATCAACCCCAATTTGGTTGTATATTCAGAAAAAGTTGCCATACACTATTTACAATCAAATACTACGCATATAGGTAAGCAGCAGTATCAATATCTATACGATACAGCTGAGGCATCTTTATCTAAGCACCTTCATAACGGAAACTTGTTGTATAAATTGAATCTACTCAATGGTCAAATAGATGGGGAACATGTATGTATGCAAGATAGTTACCTATCAAACTATATTTTTGAAACGCATAGATTCCGCATCATTTATACGGTTGATGGCCCATTAAAATGTTATCGTATAACAAGTATATATACCAGCATGGCTGGCAAAACGCTAACGGATTTAGGCATAACCATAGCAAATGGAGTAATTGTATGA